A stretch of DNA from Besnoitia besnoiti strain Bb-Ger1 chromosome II, whole genome shotgun sequence:
GTGCAGAGAAGCGTTAGACATTCTGGGGTTGGATCGCTACTGCTGTCGGCGCATGCTCCTGACGCACGCGGACCTTATCGACAAGCTTCTAGCTTACAACAGTAGGTCACAGCAGCCAGAGTGGATCTGCATCCCAAGATCCGTGGAAagcgtggctgccgcgtgcgcgaATCTGAAAAGACAGCAGATATGCACTCGCCGCTTGTGTGCGGTGGGCGCTCAGAAAACACGTCCAGTTTGCGAAACACTCGAGTCTGAGACATGGTTCTATTTGTGTTGTTGCGGCTCGGACTACGCGAGTTGCTCTGTGCACCAAGGCAAACGCAAGTATTGTGCTCAAAGGCGTGGGGTTTTCATGACCTACTGTAGCGCGACCCGTGGCCTATATATCAAGACGACGTATGAGAGTACCGGACCTACAGTATTGCGGAGTGTGATGATGTTGTTGTGTGTTGCAGTCTATGAGAAGCGCATAGTGGAAAGCTGAACCAGTTCCGATGCCCTGTTGTGGAAAGACTACTTCGTGGAGGATGCCAGCGTCGATTCGCGGGGGAAGATGCAACAGTGGTCATCCGAATATCTCGCGCCGGGTATGTATTCAGCGACGAATCGTTAGTGCAAGAGGATAACTCCCTTCTTATATGGAGCACAGCGCGGTACGGATCGACTGCCGCTGTTGACTGTCAGATTTGTTCATCGAGTGCCCGAGTCTCCGTGTATGTTGTATCGTGAGCTTTGGCACGGTCCCTTCACGTCTCCCTCTTTCTGCTCCCGTGTGTAAAAAGATTCCCTGGTGTCACCCCGTCTTTTGACAAGAATGCACCGCCACGGTATATTATCACCTGGTGGCGCCTTCCTGTTCAGCCACGGCACCACAACAGCACTGGGCGTTGCTTCTGCGCCTGGGTTGGACCCGTGTTTTATTGCATGCGTTACTGGAGCCCGACTAAACGAAACCCTCCTGAGCACTGTCGTAATGAAAGTGATTCTAAGCTGCGGTCGCTTCGACGCGTCATCTCTGTTGTGGTATGCGCTGTACGAAGTGAAGTTCGGGTACACCGCATTTGTTTGCACCGCTGCGGCCCTAAGACACCAGCGAAGGGAATCTCCTGCGCGCATACTGGGACCCCGGCTTGCGCTCGTCTGGAGCAGGCAACAGCAATAGTGCCACTTCCGCCACATTTTCGGGTATGCACGTGAAAAACCTGGGGGCCGTGCATGTTGTTACAATTGGTTGATTCAGCCGGAGCTCGTCGCAAGCGACTCGAAGCTTCTGGACCACATATGTGAGTTCCCCATGCGTGTAGAAACCAGAAAGATCTCCATTTGTTAGGGCAGATACCACAGTCTCAAGGTTGGTCCGCGGGTGGACATGTTCGGTGAATGTTGCAATGGGACACTTCGCGCGTTAGTGCACGTAGTCACTGTCGTGGCGGACGTCGTGTATCGGGCAAGAGTGGttaactccataccagtgaaccggtcTCTAACTCCacttcatatcgtacctaAATGGTACCATCTcagccatgttattgttggagctatgCTTgcattcttcactcaaagtcGAAAGGAGATTAataatgactgtagcacccca
This window harbors:
- a CDS encoding DNA-directed RNA polymerase II RPB10 (encoded by transcript BESB_038790) — protein: MIVPIRCFTCGKVIAHLWEKWIDMIDEDRPEGEALDILGLDRYCCRRMLLTHADLIDKLLAYNIYEKRIVES